A single genomic interval of Novosphingobium ginsenosidimutans harbors:
- a CDS encoding hydrolase 1, exosortase A system-associated, which yields MTRRPVAFACDGSEMVGTLDLAAGRTGLLIVTGGNELRAGPWGSQAQIAEKVATAGFPTFRFDRRGVGDSAGDNAGFARSAADIAAAVAAFRAQVPTLERIVAFGNCDAASALMLAGGAGLDALALANPWTFEPEPGAAPEVAKAPAQQTMPPSVLRRHYLRRLTDPRAIWRLLTGQVELSKMASSLTEAAKSDGAPTPLAKQLADGLARFTGPVTILLAENDRTAQAFLANWDKADPHLHMCPGASHSFIEPQARLWLLGQILAMLRSFN from the coding sequence ATGACGCGGCGCCCCGTGGCATTTGCTTGCGATGGCAGCGAGATGGTCGGCACGCTAGACCTTGCTGCGGGCCGCACCGGCCTGCTGATTGTGACCGGCGGCAACGAGTTGCGCGCCGGTCCTTGGGGCAGCCAGGCCCAAATTGCCGAGAAGGTGGCCACCGCCGGATTCCCGACTTTCCGCTTTGATCGCCGCGGCGTCGGTGACAGTGCAGGCGACAATGCTGGATTTGCGCGCTCCGCTGCCGATATTGCGGCCGCAGTTGCAGCTTTCCGCGCCCAGGTGCCGACGCTTGAGCGGATCGTTGCTTTCGGAAATTGTGACGCTGCCAGCGCGCTAATGCTGGCGGGCGGTGCGGGGCTTGATGCCCTGGCTCTTGCCAATCCATGGACTTTCGAGCCGGAGCCGGGAGCCGCGCCGGAAGTCGCGAAAGCGCCTGCGCAGCAGACTATGCCGCCATCAGTTCTGCGCCGTCACTACCTCAGGCGACTAACCGATCCCCGCGCCATCTGGCGGCTGCTAACGGGCCAGGTTGAACTGAGCAAGATGGCGTCATCCCTAACCGAAGCGGCCAAAAGCGATGGCGCGCCCACCCCCTTGGCCAAGCAGTTGGCCGATGGTCTTGCCCGCTTCACTGGGCCGGTCACCATCCTGCTGGCTGAGAATGACCGCACCGCTCAGGCCTTCCTGGCGAACTGGGACAAGGCTGATCCGCACCTGCACATGTGTCCGGGCGCAAGCCACAGCTTCATTGAACCGCAGGCCCGGCTCTGGCTCCTTGGCCAGATCCTCGCCATGCTGCGCAGCTTCAATTAG
- a CDS encoding acyl carrier protein, translating into MRSNTDQLLRRILTDVLGLKAGQADAFDADTGLFGHLPELDSMAVAGLLTEMEDRLDIVIEDDEVDGELLETFGNLLAFAEAKREAA; encoded by the coding sequence ATGCGCAGCAATACCGATCAGCTTCTGCGGCGTATCTTGACCGACGTGCTCGGGCTGAAGGCAGGTCAGGCCGACGCCTTCGATGCCGACACGGGACTGTTTGGCCATCTGCCCGAACTCGATTCTATGGCGGTTGCCGGACTGCTTACCGAAATGGAAGACCGTCTCGATATCGTCATCGAGGATGACGAGGTCGACGGCGAACTGCTCGAGACCTTTGGGAACCTGCTTGCCTTTGCCGAGGCCAAGCGCGAAGCGGCGTGA
- a CDS encoding GNAT family N-acetyltransferase, producing MPLLRRGRQVHCLANWYAFRVAPLFTPGADRAWLLSELAKDLAGQTPHLVLSPLPDEHGETSMLVEALRQAGWVTFVERCDVNHVLTVNGRSYAAYLAERAGPLRTTLKRKADKVEVSIETAFNPDSWDAYEAIYAQSWKGEEGCPGFLRRFAEQEGAAGRLRLAIARADGRPVAAQFWTVEAGTAYIHKLAHVEDAKTLSPGTTLTAALLERVIDIDKVDLVDFGTGNDAYKRDWMELVRPRYRIEAFRAKWPGTWPAIARKLLRRVAAGQSDG from the coding sequence ATGCCCCTGCTCCGCCGCGGGCGTCAGGTCCATTGCCTGGCCAATTGGTACGCCTTCCGGGTAGCGCCGCTATTCACGCCCGGTGCCGATCGGGCATGGCTGCTATCCGAACTGGCCAAGGACCTCGCCGGACAGACACCACACCTGGTGCTTTCCCCGCTTCCAGACGAGCATGGCGAGACAAGTATGTTGGTCGAGGCCTTGCGTCAGGCCGGCTGGGTCACTTTTGTCGAGCGGTGCGACGTCAACCACGTGCTTACGGTCAATGGTCGCAGCTATGCCGCGTACCTGGCCGAACGAGCTGGCCCTTTGCGCACCACGCTAAAGCGCAAGGCTGACAAGGTCGAAGTAAGCATCGAAACGGCATTCAACCCGGACAGCTGGGACGCATACGAAGCGATCTACGCGCAGAGCTGGAAAGGTGAGGAAGGCTGCCCAGGCTTTCTGCGCCGCTTCGCCGAGCAGGAGGGGGCTGCAGGCCGTCTTCGTCTTGCCATCGCCCGGGCTGACGGGCGTCCGGTCGCCGCACAATTCTGGACGGTCGAGGCCGGAACCGCCTACATTCACAAGCTGGCCCATGTGGAAGACGCCAAGACGTTATCGCCCGGGACCACGCTGACTGCGGCCCTGCTGGAACGGGTAATCGATATCGACAAAGTTGATCTTGTCGATTTTGGCACCGGCAACGATGCCTATAAGCGCGACTGGATGGAGCTGGTCCGCCCGCGCTACCGGATCGAGGCCTTTCGCGCCAAATGGCCCGGAACATGGCCGGCAATCGCCCGCAAGCTACTGCGCAGGGTTGCAGCAGGCCAGTCCGATGGCTAG